The genomic window TTGGTCCAAACGGAGAGTTCTGTTCCTCGGCGACAGCACCAGCTGTTCGGCAATAAGTTTCTCCAGTTTGCCATACTCTTTCAGGCCGAGGTAGACGGAACGCAGAAGGCTGTACAAACGCGGGTTGGTTTTGTTATCCGGATAGAGCCGTTCGGCCAAAAGGGCGGCCCGCTCGAAATCACCGTTGAAAACAAACGTCTCCACGCGGGAGATTTGATCCTCCACGGCAGGCTGGGCCGAAACGAAAAGGGGGAAGAGCAAAAGAAAAACGACTAACCCCGTCTTATTTTTTCTCAAAACGGTTCCCTATTTTTCCGGGACTGGAAAATTGTTGGTCTTCAGCGCTTCAAAGTAGTTCCGCACGGCTTCCTGATACTCGGGAGGATGGGGCTCGTCCAAAAACTTTTTCAGAAGCGCTTCCATATCAGCTGCGCGGCTTCCCGTCTCCTTCGGCAAATTCTCGGGGGAGAGGTGGAAGATGTCAACCGCTTTCTGGGCTTCACGCCGGTCATCCTCCCGTTGCGTCTGCAGAGAACGCTGGAAATCGAGCATCCGGTTCAAGACCTGGGCCTGGCGGCGGAGCACCCCCTCCGACGGCCCGCGCTCCATCTCCTGCACCAACTTGTCAAACTCGGTGGACAGCTCATCCAGCCGGCCCAACACGTTTTTTCGGTCCTGAAACTGCCGTTTCAACTCGTCAAAATCCCGTTGGATTTCATGTTCCTGGGCCCGTAGCCGGCCGTAGGCCCCCAGTTCCTCCGGCGAAAGGGTGGGGCGTTCTCCCCTTCCCTCCATCAACTTCTGCGATTCGGAATTGATCCCCCCTTGTTTATCGCACATCCCCTGCATTTTCTGCATCATTTCCTTCATCCCCGAGCCGCTCTGCCCTCCTTGGCATTGTTTCATCGATTCCACCATTTCCCGGGCTGCCTTGTTCAACTGGTAGTACGCTTCCTTCTGGTTCTGGATGGCCCCTAAGGGGTTGCGACTGTTCAGATTGCGCACGGCCTGGTTCATGCTGTTGGTGCACTGCCCGGTCGGGCTGTTTCGTTCCGGGGCGACAAACGTTGTTTTCTGGGCCAGCTTCTCAATTTCGGCGGAGAGTTTTTCGGTCTGCTCGGCCAGTTCCTTTTGCTCCTGGGCCGCCTGGGCGTAGTCGGCTCCGTCCTGCCGTGAAAGCTCGTCCATCTTTTTGGCCAGGTCTTCCTGTTTTTCGGAGAGGGTCAACAAATCGTTCAAGCGCCGGTTCATTTCCGCCAGCATTTGTTCTTTTTCGGACTGGTCCATCTGTTCCTTGGCGGATTGCATATCGGCCAGCATTTTCTCCAGCCGCTCTTGGGCCTCCTGGCCGGACTCCTGTCCCGATTTTCTCTGATTCGACTCGAAATTCCTTTGGGTTTCCGCCATTTTCTCCCGGGCGCCTGACCGGGAGGGGGAGCCGGTCAACTTATCGGAAGCGGCCGGGTCGAACATCGGTTTCTGGGCCAGTTCTCTTTTCAACTCGTCGGCTTGTTTTTCAAGCTTTTCTAACTCTTGCCTCGCCCTTTTTTCCTTCTCCGCCAGCTCGGAAAGGGATTTTTTGGAATCGCCGGAGGCCTCCTTGTTGATACCCTTCTGTTCCTCCAGAATTCTTTCCGCCTGCTTCAACAAAGCATCCATCTTTTGTTCCAAAGCCATCCGTTTAAGCAGTTCGATGGAGCGTTCCAGATTTTTCAAAATCTGCTCTTGGGTTAAATTCAATTCGTCCAGGGCTCGCTGCAAAAGTTCCGGATCCAGCTTGCTCAAGGCCTCGTTCAACTTTTTCATCTGCTCTTTCATTTCCGGCGTGGCGACTTTTTCCCAAAGCTCCGCCAGTTCCTGCATCTTTTGGGCCAGCTCCCGGTTCACGAGCCGGTTCTCCTCCATTTTTTGCAGGTTTTCCTCAAAGGATTTCTGCATCTCCGCCAGCCGGGCCTCCACGGCCGATTGGCTTTTCGCCAGCTCCTCCAGTTGTTTTTTGGTTTCCCAGTCCAGCTTCCCGGACTGCAAAAGCTCCTTCGACTTTTGTTTAAACTTTTCCAAAATTTCCTTCTGCTGGGCGGCGGCCTGTTCCAGCCTGCTTAGATTCTCCTCCGTTCCTTGGGCCGCTTCGGCGATCATTTCATCCAGGCTCGGCAGCCGGAAGTGGTAGGTCCGGCTTTGGGTTTTCTTTGGACCGGCGACGGCGTCGTTATCGGCGACCTCGGCGTAATAGCGAACGACATCCCCGGGGTTTAACCGCAACCCGGAGAGGTCCCAGCCGTAAGCCAAAACCAGGCTGTTTTCTTTTGGTTGATTCAACGGCAAGTTCAAGATCTTTTTCCGCTCCGGGGTCCGCTCGGATGCGATGGTGAAATGAAGGTGGAGCGAAGAAAATCCGAAATCGTCTTTGGCATCAATTTCCAGCGTTTCGAACAACTGTTCGGTCAAGTCCCGGTCTGCTCCCGGGCGGGTGATTTCCACTTGGGGGGACTCATCGGCAATGAGGCGGATTTCGTACTCAATCGGGTCGATGTTGACATTCCCATTCTGGTCGGTCACCAACACTTTGTAGTGCCCGGAGCGGGCAAGTGAAAATTCAACAACTCCCCTTCTCCCGTCCACTTGGGCGGGAACGATTTTGCTGTCGTCGAAAATCAGCTTGGCCTCGGAAAGCGGCTTTTGGGCTTCGAAATTTAAAGTCACCCGACTGCCGCCGAGGGCGGCAATGTTGCCGTCGTTGTCGGCCCCTTCCCGCACGGGCAGGCCGGTGTAAGCAGGGGATACAACACGGGCGCGCAGGTGGGTCAGGTAGGGAACATCCACTACTTCGACTCCGTAAGTTTGGGTCTTCGTGCGGCTGGAGGCAAAATAAAACTCGATGTCCCGGCGCAATTCCTTGAAAACATAACCTGCACTGGCCGACTCGGGCACTGCAGGATTCAAACTCCCTTTGACCCTTTCCAGTTTCAATGTCACCGGGTGCCAAGCCCCCCCCTCGTAGCGGTAGTGAAGCGTGCCTTTCTTGGGCAGATTTTTGCCAACGGCCGTCAGCTTGACTTCAAGGTCTTTCATTTTGGCTACCTTGCCCCCTTCCGGGAAGGCGAAGAGCCGGTAAGGGAGAACTTCCTCCACGGAAGAGAACGGGTTGGCCAAGGCCATCATGGTCAATTTGAAAACCGGCCAGGAAATCAGCGAAAGCAAGGCGGTAATGCCGATGGAAAGTAACGCCACGCGGACGGCCTTCCTTAAGGGACGGCGGTCGGCGAGGCAGGTGAAATCCTTGTTTTTTGCTTTTTGATACGCCTCTCCGATGACCGCTTCCACCAGTTGGGGTGAAAATCCCTTCGGGTCGCCCACGTACGGCGCCAATTCAAACGCGGAAATCAACCGGTCTTCCAGCTCTGGAAAGCCGTTTTCAGCCTTTTTGGCAAGCGAAGTTGAAGTGGGCTTTCGTACGGCCGGAAAAACCATGAATCTTGCCGCCAGTAAAATGGTTCCGAAGGTGCCCACTGAGAAAAGCAGCTTGGCCCAGCCGGTGGTGGTGAAGACCAAAGAGAGAAGGAAGCCAAGAGTCAGAAGAGAAGTCCAAAGTACGGCCAACAGCAGGACACCCCGAAAAATGGAGATGTTTCGCTCCTTCTTATACAAGGCCCAAAGCCTTGCAGCCAGTTCGGATAGATAGCGTTCGCTCATTTAGCTATCCCTCCGGTTTTCCCTCCCCCTGTCATCGCATAAATTACGATGTTTGTGCCCATTTTCAAGGCCGCCTCCCGCTTATCGGGAGAATCGTTGTACACTGCCGCATCTTCCCATCCATCTCCAATATCGGCCTCGTGGGCGTAAAAAACGACCAGCCGCTTTTTGTAGAAAAGGCCATATCCTTTGGGCGGTTTGCCATCGTGCTGATGGACTTTGGGTGGCCCGTCTGGAAGTTGGTAGAAGCAATGATAAACAGGGTGGGAGAATGGTATTTCCACCAGTTCTTCTTCCGGAAAAACCTTTTTCATCTCCCGCCGGAAGGATTTATCCAGTCCGTAGGAATCGTTGGCCAGCAAGAACCCGCCCCTGGTCAAAAAAGTGCGTAAC from Verrucomicrobiia bacterium includes these protein-coding regions:
- a CDS encoding DUF4159 domain-containing protein; the protein is MAIISAVLLIPLLVFSQQTQNQFTIARLKYGGGGDWYWGPSALPNLLNHIRQNTGIPATVDEARVSISDDNFFSYPFLYMTGHGNIRFTDEEVRRLRTFLTRGGFLLANDSYGLDKSFRREMKKVFPEEELVEIPFSHPVYHCFYQLPDGPPKVHQHDGKPPKGYGLFYKKRLVVFYAHEADIGDGWEDAAVYNDSPDKREAALKMGTNIVIYAMTGGGKTGGIAK
- a CDS encoding DUF4175 family protein, producing MSERYLSELAARLWALYKKERNISIFRGVLLLAVLWTSLLTLGFLLSLVFTTTGWAKLLFSVGTFGTILLAARFMVFPAVRKPTSTSLAKKAENGFPELEDRLISAFELAPYVGDPKGFSPQLVEAVIGEAYQKAKNKDFTCLADRRPLRKAVRVALLSIGITALLSLISWPVFKLTMMALANPFSSVEEVLPYRLFAFPEGGKVAKMKDLEVKLTAVGKNLPKKGTLHYRYEGGAWHPVTLKLERVKGSLNPAVPESASAGYVFKELRRDIEFYFASSRTKTQTYGVEVVDVPYLTHLRARVVSPAYTGLPVREGADNDGNIAALGGSRVTLNFEAQKPLSEAKLIFDDSKIVPAQVDGRRGVVEFSLARSGHYKVLVTDQNGNVNIDPIEYEIRLIADESPQVEITRPGADRDLTEQLFETLEIDAKDDFGFSSLHLHFTIASERTPERKKILNLPLNQPKENSLVLAYGWDLSGLRLNPGDVVRYYAEVADNDAVAGPKKTQSRTYHFRLPSLDEMIAEAAQGTEENLSRLEQAAAQQKEILEKFKQKSKELLQSGKLDWETKKQLEELAKSQSAVEARLAEMQKSFEENLQKMEENRLVNRELAQKMQELAELWEKVATPEMKEQMKKLNEALSKLDPELLQRALDELNLTQEQILKNLERSIELLKRMALEQKMDALLKQAERILEEQKGINKEASGDSKKSLSELAEKEKRARQELEKLEKQADELKRELAQKPMFDPAASDKLTGSPSRSGAREKMAETQRNFESNQRKSGQESGQEAQERLEKMLADMQSAKEQMDQSEKEQMLAEMNRRLNDLLTLSEKQEDLAKKMDELSRQDGADYAQAAQEQKELAEQTEKLSAEIEKLAQKTTFVAPERNSPTGQCTNSMNQAVRNLNSRNPLGAIQNQKEAYYQLNKAAREMVESMKQCQGGQSGSGMKEMMQKMQGMCDKQGGINSESQKLMEGRGERPTLSPEELGAYGRLRAQEHEIQRDFDELKRQFQDRKNVLGRLDELSTEFDKLVQEMERGPSEGVLRRQAQVLNRMLDFQRSLQTQREDDRREAQKAVDIFHLSPENLPKETGSRAADMEALLKKFLDEPHPPEYQEAVRNYFEALKTNNFPVPEK